One Onthophagus taurus isolate NC chromosome 11, IU_Otau_3.0, whole genome shotgun sequence genomic window carries:
- the LOC111413425 gene encoding protein arginine N-methyltransferase 9-like isoform X1 — MSEFSQINTVLANCLNWAMCHYINDNYGRAFAHLMTLFEIEPSFCSTYRAEFVYSLKQWGLKLERDKRLDDVRMCYMDALKYYPTDTEIIKNYVVHLMRMDNLDNGIRVTRYISEISSKGLIYKRIVDLVKLEMVSRWHFRMVNDYERNMGYYKALLSHSNEKTNKLKVIDLGAGSGLLSLFASNSPDVGEIYAIEAEDALAEIAKSNIRGNYLNNVSVINKLSSDLNENDINGRADLVVTEIFDGALFGERCLTTLTHAWKELLKENAKIIPNSSNLFIMGVKSHDLNKRIRVLKNIPLLKNSIIIGKNNDPYEVDNLKMIQHKQITEIKQFLSVNFCCPTQLESLLHGEICEFNLKCIGEGEINAFVIWFDLNLDDHIKITTNPYVENVKCWEQGLFYIDFPKVYQKDDEINLKFSCFDNRSTLNITDQQLIPEHFQVNLEMITFLNDPIMTETITNLAKMFYGSFHSVLDYFNFPLFGLLLAKNGCNSHILSPNENEQILIDHLIKINNISNIQYLSDDKKNDFDDFDTILFDVINVNGTLDSDIYNLLWKNHSNQKQIFPNRIKLIFQLIESDYLNYCSRANDDNSFAFKIANQLNTFAIDEHWMFDMKTSHEKLTKKFELDILRDDEEPLISEHLIQVIQKGRTHGVLYWFELYFGDDLKINTLQSEYYNKACFLLDKNDIVYENNYVKVSVRQHRGNLKISLNTFGDFENNIKTDYLVLL, encoded by the exons atgtCAGAATTTAGtcaaattaatacagttttagcaaattgccTAAATTGGGCGATGTGTCATTACATCAACGATAATTACGGAAGGGCTTTTGCTCATTTGATGACATTATTCGAAATAGAACCAAGTTTTTGTAGCACTTACAGAGCGGAGTTTGTGTATTCATTGAAACAATGGGGTTTAAAATTAGAACGAGATAAACGTCTCGACGATGTTCGAATGTGTTACATGGATGCTTTAAAGTATTACCCAACCGATAcagaaatcataaaaaattatgttgttcATTTAATGAGAATGGATAATTTGGATAATGGTATTCGGGTGACTAGATATATATCAGAAATTTCTTCAAAAGGATTAATTTACAAAAGAATTGTTGATTTAGTGAAACTTGAGATGGTTTCAAGGTGGCATTTCCGTATGGTTAATGATTATGAAAGAAATATGGGTTATTACAAAGCTTTATTATCCCATAGTAAtgaaaaaactaataaattaaaagtaattgatCTTGGGGCTGGATCAGGACTTTTATCATTATTTGCATCAAATAGTCCAGATGTGGGTGAGATTTATGCTATCGAAGCTGAAGATGCATTAGCTGAAATTGCTAAAAGTAATATTAGagggaattatttaaataatgtatctgtgataaataaattatcaagtgatttaaacgaaaatgatataaatggAAGAGCTGATTTGGTTGTTACTGAAATTTTTGATGGGGCCCTTTTTGGGGAAAGATGCTTAACAACTTTAACACACGCTTGGAAAgaacttttaaaagaaaatgctAAAATAATTCCAAATTCCTCGAATCTTTTTATTATGGGGGTTAAAAGCCATGacttaaataaaagaattcgagttttaaaaaatatacctTTGTTAAAAAACTCTATCATAATAGGAAAAAATAATGATCCTTACGAagttgataatttaaaaatgattcaacACAAACAAATAACTGaaataaaacagtttttaagtgttaatttttgttgccCAACTCAATTAGAGAGTTTATTACACGGCGAAATTtgcgaatttaatttaaaatgcatTGGTGAGGGCGAAATAAACGCTTTTGTGATTTGGTTTGATCTTAATTTGGATGATCACATTAAAATTACGACGAATCCGTACGTTGAAAATGTTAAGTGTTGGGAACAAGGTTTGTTTTATATTGATTTTCCAAAGGTTTATCAAaaagatgatgaaataaatttgaaattttcttgttttgatAATCGatcaactttaaatattaCCGACCAACAATTAATTCCTGAACATTTCCAAGTTAACTTAGAAATGATTACGTTTTTAAATGATCCAATCATGACTGAGACAATCACAAATTTagctaaaatgttttatgGCTCGTTTCATTCCGTtttggattattttaattttccattGTTTGGGTTATTACTTGCCAAAAATGGTTGTAATAGTCACATTTTATCACCAAATGAAAACgaacaaattttaatcgatcatttaattaaaatcaataatatttcTAACATTCAATATTTAAgtgatgataaaaaaaatgattttgacgATTTCGACACGATTTTATTCGACGTAATAAACGTAAATGGTACTTTAGATAGcgatatttataatttattatggaaaaatcattcaaatcaaaaacaaatttttccaaatcgtattaaattaatttttcaattaatcgaatctgattatttaaattattgtagTCGTGCTAACGACGATAATTCGTTCGCTTTTAAAATAGCCAATCAATTAAATACATTTGCT atcgATGAACATTGGATGTTTGATATGAAAACATCCCACGAGAAATTAACGAAAAAGTTTGAATTGGATATATTGCGAGACGATGAAGAGCCATTAATTAGTGAACATTTGATTCAAGTTATTCAAAAAGGAAGAACTCACGGCGTTTTGTATTGGTTTGAATTATATTTTGGGGatgatttgaaaattaatactCTTCAAAGtgaatattataataaagcaTGTTTTTTATTAGACAAAAATGACATTGTGTATGAGAATAATTACGTTAAAGTATCGGTAAGACAACATAGAGGCAATTTGAAGATTTCTTTAAATACTTttggtgattttgaaaataatattaaaaccgattatttagttcttttataa
- the LOC111413425 gene encoding protein arginine N-methyltransferase 9-like isoform X2: MCHYINDNYGRAFAHLMTLFEIEPSFCSTYRAEFVYSLKQWGLKLERDKRLDDVRMCYMDALKYYPTDTEIIKNYVVHLMRMDNLDNGIRVTRYISEISSKGLIYKRIVDLVKLEMVSRWHFRMVNDYERNMGYYKALLSHSNEKTNKLKVIDLGAGSGLLSLFASNSPDVGEIYAIEAEDALAEIAKSNIRGNYLNNVSVINKLSSDLNENDINGRADLVVTEIFDGALFGERCLTTLTHAWKELLKENAKIIPNSSNLFIMGVKSHDLNKRIRVLKNIPLLKNSIIIGKNNDPYEVDNLKMIQHKQITEIKQFLSVNFCCPTQLESLLHGEICEFNLKCIGEGEINAFVIWFDLNLDDHIKITTNPYVENVKCWEQGLFYIDFPKVYQKDDEINLKFSCFDNRSTLNITDQQLIPEHFQVNLEMITFLNDPIMTETITNLAKMFYGSFHSVLDYFNFPLFGLLLAKNGCNSHILSPNENEQILIDHLIKINNISNIQYLSDDKKNDFDDFDTILFDVINVNGTLDSDIYNLLWKNHSNQKQIFPNRIKLIFQLIESDYLNYCSRANDDNSFAFKIANQLNTFAIDEHWMFDMKTSHEKLTKKFELDILRDDEEPLISEHLIQVIQKGRTHGVLYWFELYFGDDLKINTLQSEYYNKACFLLDKNDIVYENNYVKVSVRQHRGNLKISLNTFGDFENNIKTDYLVLL, from the exons ATGTGTCATTACATCAACGATAATTACGGAAGGGCTTTTGCTCATTTGATGACATTATTCGAAATAGAACCAAGTTTTTGTAGCACTTACAGAGCGGAGTTTGTGTATTCATTGAAACAATGGGGTTTAAAATTAGAACGAGATAAACGTCTCGACGATGTTCGAATGTGTTACATGGATGCTTTAAAGTATTACCCAACCGATAcagaaatcataaaaaattatgttgttcATTTAATGAGAATGGATAATTTGGATAATGGTATTCGGGTGACTAGATATATATCAGAAATTTCTTCAAAAGGATTAATTTACAAAAGAATTGTTGATTTAGTGAAACTTGAGATGGTTTCAAGGTGGCATTTCCGTATGGTTAATGATTATGAAAGAAATATGGGTTATTACAAAGCTTTATTATCCCATAGTAAtgaaaaaactaataaattaaaagtaattgatCTTGGGGCTGGATCAGGACTTTTATCATTATTTGCATCAAATAGTCCAGATGTGGGTGAGATTTATGCTATCGAAGCTGAAGATGCATTAGCTGAAATTGCTAAAAGTAATATTAGagggaattatttaaataatgtatctgtgataaataaattatcaagtgatttaaacgaaaatgatataaatggAAGAGCTGATTTGGTTGTTACTGAAATTTTTGATGGGGCCCTTTTTGGGGAAAGATGCTTAACAACTTTAACACACGCTTGGAAAgaacttttaaaagaaaatgctAAAATAATTCCAAATTCCTCGAATCTTTTTATTATGGGGGTTAAAAGCCATGacttaaataaaagaattcgagttttaaaaaatatacctTTGTTAAAAAACTCTATCATAATAGGAAAAAATAATGATCCTTACGAagttgataatttaaaaatgattcaacACAAACAAATAACTGaaataaaacagtttttaagtgttaatttttgttgccCAACTCAATTAGAGAGTTTATTACACGGCGAAATTtgcgaatttaatttaaaatgcatTGGTGAGGGCGAAATAAACGCTTTTGTGATTTGGTTTGATCTTAATTTGGATGATCACATTAAAATTACGACGAATCCGTACGTTGAAAATGTTAAGTGTTGGGAACAAGGTTTGTTTTATATTGATTTTCCAAAGGTTTATCAAaaagatgatgaaataaatttgaaattttcttgttttgatAATCGatcaactttaaatattaCCGACCAACAATTAATTCCTGAACATTTCCAAGTTAACTTAGAAATGATTACGTTTTTAAATGATCCAATCATGACTGAGACAATCACAAATTTagctaaaatgttttatgGCTCGTTTCATTCCGTtttggattattttaattttccattGTTTGGGTTATTACTTGCCAAAAATGGTTGTAATAGTCACATTTTATCACCAAATGAAAACgaacaaattttaatcgatcatttaattaaaatcaataatatttcTAACATTCAATATTTAAgtgatgataaaaaaaatgattttgacgATTTCGACACGATTTTATTCGACGTAATAAACGTAAATGGTACTTTAGATAGcgatatttataatttattatggaaaaatcattcaaatcaaaaacaaatttttccaaatcgtattaaattaatttttcaattaatcgaatctgattatttaaattattgtagTCGTGCTAACGACGATAATTCGTTCGCTTTTAAAATAGCCAATCAATTAAATACATTTGCT atcgATGAACATTGGATGTTTGATATGAAAACATCCCACGAGAAATTAACGAAAAAGTTTGAATTGGATATATTGCGAGACGATGAAGAGCCATTAATTAGTGAACATTTGATTCAAGTTATTCAAAAAGGAAGAACTCACGGCGTTTTGTATTGGTTTGAATTATATTTTGGGGatgatttgaaaattaatactCTTCAAAGtgaatattataataaagcaTGTTTTTTATTAGACAAAAATGACATTGTGTATGAGAATAATTACGTTAAAGTATCGGTAAGACAACATAGAGGCAATTTGAAGATTTCTTTAAATACTTttggtgattttgaaaataatattaaaaccgattatttagttcttttataa